The window GGTCCAGGAGAAAGGGGCTGGCAGGCCTGGGtccctctgaggcctctctccttgccaCCTCTTCACGTGGTGGTTCCTGTAAGGACTCCAGTCCTAGTGGGACAGGGCCCAccctaacagcctcattttaactgaaTCACCTCTCTGAAGACCCTTTCTCTAAGGAGGGTTAGTTTTGAAATTCTGGATGTTCAGAGACTTGAATATATGAATTTTtggtgggggacacaattcagcccatcacACGTtcattatatctgcaaagacctttcttccaaataaggtcacattctgaggttccaagTAGACATGTCTTTAGGGACTATAATTCAGCCCACTACAGCATAATTAATATTTGGCTGATTTAGTGGATATAATGTGCTTTGCTAATTGAACAGTGATATCTCCCCCAAACCCTGTTGTGTTGGTGGCAGGAGTCCAGGCCGCCCGCTCTgaacccctctccctccttctcctctcttgcACATCTTCTGCTCCAGCTCCAGAAAGTTCTGAGTCTCGGGCACATCAGCACCGACTACCCACTGGCCGAGACCATCGTGATGCTGGGCTTCTTCATGACTGTCTTCCTGGAGCAGCTCATCTTGACCTTCCGCAAGGAGAAGCCATCGTTCATCGACCTGGAGACCTTCAACGCTGGCTCGGACGCCGGCAGTGACTCGGAGTATGAGAGCCCCTTCATGGGGGGTGCACGGGGCCACACGCTCTACGCGGAGCCCCACCCCCACGCACACGGGCTGAGCGTCCAAGAGCTGTCGCACTCCAGCCCGCTGCGGCTCCTCAGCCTGGTATTTGCCCTGTCGGCGCACTCCATCTTCGAgggcctggccctgggcctgCAGGAGGATGGAGAGAAGGTAGTGAGCCTGTTCGTGGGGGTGGCCATCCACGAGACGCTGGTGGCCGTGGCCCTGGGCATCAGCATGGCCAGGAGCACCATGGCCCTGAGGGACGCTGCCAAGCTGGCCGTCACTGTCAGTGCCATGATCCCCCTGGGCATCAGCATCGGCCTGGGCATTGAGAGTGCCCAGGGGGTGCCCAGCAGCGTGGCCTCGGTGCTGCTGCAGGGCCTGGCAGGCGGCACGTTCCTCTTTGTCACCTTCTTCGAGATCCTAGCGAAGGAGCTGGAGGAGAAGAGCGACCGTCTGCTCAAAGTCCTCTTTCTGGTGCTGGGTTATGCCGTCCTGGCCGGCATGGTCTTCCTCAAGTGGTGAACTTGCCCATCGCCCCCCCGCTGGATACAGGTGGTCCCCCCTCTCCCAGGCGGGGCAGCTCAGGCCCCGGGCTGCCACCTGTGCACAGAGGGGCCGCGCCCCAGATCTGACACCCTGAGCCTGGGGCACAGcgactacttttaaaaatacttctcttaaaattgtttacCAAAGCTGTGTGGCCATGTCATCCTCTGGCATTGGGATCTGATGACTCACGCAGGAGGCGGGGCCGGGCAGCCACAGGGGGTTGGCCTgggaccctcccccccca of the Halichoerus grypus chromosome 1, mHalGry1.hap1.1, whole genome shotgun sequence genome contains:
- the SLC39A3 gene encoding zinc transporter ZIP3 — translated: MMKLLVAKILCMVGVFFFMLLGSLLPVKIIETDFEKAHRSKKILSLCNTFGGGVFLATCFNALLPAVREKLQKVLSLGHISTDYPLAETIVMLGFFMTVFLEQLILTFRKEKPSFIDLETFNAGSDAGSDSEYESPFMGGARGHTLYAEPHPHAHGLSVQELSHSSPLRLLSLVFALSAHSIFEGLALGLQEDGEKVVSLFVGVAIHETLVAVALGISMARSTMALRDAAKLAVTVSAMIPLGISIGLGIESAQGVPSSVASVLLQGLAGGTFLFVTFFEILAKELEEKSDRLLKVLFLVLGYAVLAGMVFLKW